A single window of Cydia strobilella chromosome 18, ilCydStro3.1, whole genome shotgun sequence DNA harbors:
- the LOC134749388 gene encoding farnesyl pyrophosphate synthase-like, with translation MFSTARSLEKIIQIYKNEVRRQISKTTSVTNSDAMVPKLDQPTYTHPSNDETGLPKKLLKLQKYHRFLSTLTPQQMPLATRGLAVSKDQSREFMACFPDIVRDLTETRKHLDVPEASKWLAKLLQYNVPNGKKNRGLATVMAYKMLEKPENLSQDNVYLANVMGWCTEMFHTHQLLMNDIIEGRDMRRGAPSWHSRPEVGLNGINDAILVQSAMYSTLKRHFSAKPYYKNVIEMFNEMLLKCSTGEYLEQSMMKGDKPDLENFTMEKYLTIAKYKVAYHTFQMPVGLALLMAGIDDPETHRQAKTILLEMGQFFQIQDNFLDCFGDPAVTGKTSSDIQEGKCTWLAVVALQRASPTQKQVIEEHYGNSNPESVEKIKDLYESLQLPHTYSVYEDTTYDLLRTQIQQVTRGLPHNLFFKILDNIFRRQI, from the exons atgtTTTCAACGGCGAGAAGTTTAGAGAAGATCATTCAGATTTACAAGAATGAAGTCCGCCGGCAGATCAGCAAAACTACCAGCGTGACAAACTCTGATGCGATGGTGCCAAAGTTGGATCAACCTACCTATACGCATCCGAGCAACGATGAAACCGGACTCCCAAAGAAGCTGCTCAAACTGCAGAAATACCACAG ATTCCTGTCGACCCTGACACCCCAGCAAATGCCCCTGGCGACCCGTGGACTGGCCGTGTCCAAAGACCAGTCCAGGGAGTTCATGGCTTGCTTCCCGGACATCGTGAGGGACCTCACGGAGACTAGGAAGCATCTTGACGTGCCGGAAGCCAGCAAATGGTTGGCTAAG CTTTTGCAATACAACGTGCCAAATGGGAAGAAAAATCGAGGGCTGGCCACCGTGATGGCCTACAAAATGTTAGAGAAACCGGAGAACCTTAGTCAAGACAACGTATATTTGGCCAACGTCATGGGGTGGTGCACCGAAATG TTCCACACGCATCAGCTGCTCATGAACGACATCATAGAAGGTCGCGACATGCGGCGCGGCGCCCCCAGCTGGCACAGTCGCCCTGAAGTCGGCCTCAACGGTATCAACGACGCCATCTTAGTCCAGTCCGCTATGTACTCGACCCTCAAGAGGCACTTCAGCGCCAAGCCCTACTACAAGAATGTCATCGAAATGTTTAACGAG ATGCTCCTCAAATGCTCCACCGGCGAGTACTTAGAACAATCAATGATGAAAGGCGACAAGCCCGACCTGGAGAACTTCACAATGGAGAAGTACCTGACGATCGCCAAGTACAAGGTCGCCTACCACACATTCCAAATGCCGGTGGGGCTGGCACTACTCATGGCTGGAATTGATGACCCGGAAACGCATAGGCAGGCGAAGACTATTCTGCTAGAAATGGGGCAGTTCTTCCAGATCCAG GATAACTTCCTTGATTGCTTTGGCGACCCAGCTGTCACAGGCAAGACTAGCAGCGACATCCAAGAAGGCAAGTGCACTTGGCTGGCAGTTGTAGCATTACAAAGAGCATCCCCTACCCAGAAACAAGTCATTGAAGAACACTATGGCAACTCAAACCCTGAAAGTGTAGAGAAAATCAAAGATCTGTATGAATCCCTCCAGCTCCCCCACACTTACTCTGTGTATGAAGACACTACATATGATCTCCTTAGAACACAAATACAACAGGTCACAAGAGGCCTACCCCACAACTTATTCTTCAAAATTTTGGACAACATTTTCAGGCgacaaatataa